A window from Pangasianodon hypophthalmus isolate fPanHyp1 chromosome 16, fPanHyp1.pri, whole genome shotgun sequence encodes these proteins:
- the LOC113530848 gene encoding dickkopf-related protein 4-like isoform X2, whose amino-acid sequence MRTCAWGLCTLLAVLSISTSRPHSHFTGVTRTHKYLSKAYFCSADSECAPRLYCQAPGHAHSQCSPCKRRARRCRRDRMCCPGNECRNHVCSRVSARTLAEHTPELKNRIHSSSGRLTTNRRLNKPRKGELGAQCVRSADCGRGLCCARHLWKRVCKAEPQEGQVCSTPWRWKHTRTGHTPELFQLCPCSAGLECRTQSHTHSHTNTHTNTHSNTHSSTHRPTAAVRLHTCQQL is encoded by the exons ATGCGGACATGCGCGTGGGGTTTGTGCACGCTGCTCGCGGTGCTCTCCATCAGCACGAGCCGACCGCACAGCCACTTCACCGGAGTCACGAGGACCCATAAATACCTGTCTAAG gCTTACTTCTGCAGCGCAGATAGCGAATGTGCGCCGAGACTTTATTGCCAGGCtccaggccacgcccactctcAGTGCTCGCCCTGTAAGAGAAGGGCAAGGCGTTGCCGTAGAGACCGCATGTGTTGTCCTGGAAACGAGTGCCGTAACC atGTGTGTAGTCGAGTTTCAGCACGAACGTTAGCAGAACACACTCCAGAACTGAagaacagaatccacagctctTCTGGACGACTAACGACAAACAGGAGGCTGAACAAACCGcgcaaag gtgagTTGGGTGCACAGTGTGTGCGCTCAGCTgattgtgggcgtggcctgtgctGTGCACGTCACCTGTGGAAGCGAGTGTGTAAGGCGGAGCCTCAGGAGGGGCAGGTTTGCTCCACCCCCTGGCGTTggaaacacacacgcactggTCACACACCGGAGCTGTTCCAGCTGTGTCCCTGTTCAGCTGGCCTCGAGTGCAGAACGcagagtcacacacactcacacaccaacacacacaccaacacacacagcaacacacacagcagcacacaccGACCCACTGCTGCTGTCCGACTACACACCTGCCAACAActctga
- the LOC113530848 gene encoding dickkopf-related protein 4-like isoform X1: MHTTVRESVCVCVCVRNITQVNSTSRPHSHFTGVTRTHKYLSKAYFCSADSECAPRLYCQAPGHAHSQCSPCKRRARRCRRDRMCCPGNECRNHVCSRVSARTLAEHTPELKNRIHSSSGRLTTNRRLNKPRKGELGAQCVRSADCGRGLCCARHLWKRVCKAEPQEGQVCSTPWRWKHTRTGHTPELFQLCPCSAGLECRTQSHTHSHTNTHTNTHSNTHSSTHRPTAAVRLHTCQQL, encoded by the exons ATGCACACCACAGtgagagagtctgtgtgtgtgtgtgtgtgtgtgagaaacatcACTCAGGTTAACAG CACGAGCCGACCGCACAGCCACTTCACCGGAGTCACGAGGACCCATAAATACCTGTCTAAG gCTTACTTCTGCAGCGCAGATAGCGAATGTGCGCCGAGACTTTATTGCCAGGCtccaggccacgcccactctcAGTGCTCGCCCTGTAAGAGAAGGGCAAGGCGTTGCCGTAGAGACCGCATGTGTTGTCCTGGAAACGAGTGCCGTAACC atGTGTGTAGTCGAGTTTCAGCACGAACGTTAGCAGAACACACTCCAGAACTGAagaacagaatccacagctctTCTGGACGACTAACGACAAACAGGAGGCTGAACAAACCGcgcaaag gtgagTTGGGTGCACAGTGTGTGCGCTCAGCTgattgtgggcgtggcctgtgctGTGCACGTCACCTGTGGAAGCGAGTGTGTAAGGCGGAGCCTCAGGAGGGGCAGGTTTGCTCCACCCCCTGGCGTTggaaacacacacgcactggTCACACACCGGAGCTGTTCCAGCTGTGTCCCTGTTCAGCTGGCCTCGAGTGCAGAACGcagagtcacacacactcacacaccaacacacacaccaacacacacagcaacacacacagcagcacacaccGACCCACTGCTGCTGTCCGACTACACACCTGCCAACAActctga